Genomic window (Cryomorphaceae bacterium 1068):
TAATTGAAGAGGGAATTGAAATGGTTTGTAATGAAAAAGCCCACGGTTTTTCAACAGCGGGCTTTTTGCTTGGCGATGGGTCGGTTAAGCCGATTTCTTTTCGGTCTTGATAAACTCCACGAGTTGAACTTCCGTGGTATACCGTTTCTTGCCGTCTTTGTCTTCGTAGGAGCGATTGACCAGTTTACCTGTGATGGCCACTTCGTTTCCTTTGCTCAGGAATTTCTCAGTGAGCTCGGCTACTTTCCCCCAGGCTACGAGGGTGTGCCAGTGGGTATCTTTGACGTAATTGCCTTTAGCGTCTTTGTGACCTGCGTCAGTGGCGAGGCTCATGCGAGCCATTGTTGTTCCGTTATCGAATTTGCGCATTTCGGGATCCATTCCGAGGCGACCGATGAGTTGAACTCTGTTTACCATGTTTTTCATTTCTTCAACTTTTAGATTTGTATTAAGTATTAAGTGTTGAGGTGGGTTTTTTACTTTAGCTACGAGCTACGAGCTACGAGCTACGAGCTACGAGCTATTCTTAGTCACGGTTTTTGCTGCCTAGCATCATAAAATCGTTCACGTTGATGTCTACAGTGTGGTGACGGTTACCCTCTTTGTCTTCGTATGATCCGGTGATAAGTCTGCCTTCAATGGCTATTTGCTGTCCTTTTTTGAGGAATTTTTCTGCAAGGTCGGCGTTGCGCTCCCAGGCTACGAGTCGATGCCATTGGGTATTTTCTACTTTCTCTCCTTTGGCGTCGCGGTAGCTCTCGTCTGTGGCGAGTGAGAGGCGAGCCAATTTTTTACCGTTTTTGGTTTCTTTGATTTCGGGGTCGTTTCCGAGGCGTCCGATGAGTTGAACTTTGTTTACGAGTGTGTACATGTCTTCTACATTTTAGTGGCCGTTTGTTGCTTTCAGCCTGTGTTAAAAAAGAGTGCTCTTGGGATTTGCGCTGTACCGAGAGCGGTGAACGTCGATCGACAGGGCAAAGATGTGGGAGGAGAGAAGAAGTATCCGTAGAGTAGACGTTTATATCCGTTTATAAACGTTTACAAACGGATAGATCCGCTCTGAACGGGAGTTTCAGAAGTTTGTGGAAATCCGTAGATTTTTTTGGGAAAGGCTTTTATTAACTTTATTCCAATGTTAGGCACAATTAGAAAAAATAATGGCATCGGCATTTTGGACATTGGAAGATGGTAGAGGGTTCGCAAGAAGGTGGACAGGGATGAAAAATATGCTAGAATTGATTTGCGAGGAATTGAAAGATTTAGATGGTGCAGAATTATTCTACGACTACTTAAAAGAATTTATCTATCGAGAAGACGAAGGTGACATCTATAATGGATTCGGTGGTTTCATACGGAATGGAGAAAACATTATGTTCAATTTCGATTTACGAACATTTACTCCTGAGAACAGAAAGTTCTTTTGGGAAGCAGCTCAAAAAGCACTTGCCAAAGTTAAAGTTCAGAATGAAGAAAAAAATTGGTGGATTGATTACGCATTAACAACTTTGTTAGACATGCATAAGAGAATCAATAAAGGAGAAGATCCAATGGCACTAAATCATATGACAATTGTCAAACCTAAACCAAACGAGAAAGTTGGACCAGGTTGGAAATAAAAAAACTGTGCCTAACAACGCATATAGCTTATGACGGGTGAACGGCTTCCCGAAAGGTTTTGGCTCCGTTGCCAGCTTTGGTTTTCGTGGACAGGAAAGTGCTTCGAAACCGCCACAAGCCATATGCAAACCGTTGTACACTATTAGAACTGAATGTTTAACCTATTCAAGAAAAAGAAGAAAATTGGTTGCCCTGTTTGCCACGAGAAGAACACCGTGGGATTTGGAGCCGATTACTTAGAGTCCAAATTTGATTCAAGAATTGCAGAGTCAGAAAAAATTGGCAACATTCAGACTTATCAATGCTCAATTTGCAAATCTTCATTTTACAAGGAAGGTGAAATGTTCCAAAGGTTCGCATATGGACAAATAGAAACACTTCGAGCGTTTTTAAAAAAGGATTTAGTTCTAACAGAAAGGCTAAAATCTGAATTAGACATAATCGGACTTACTTCTGATTGGAGTATGAACATGCTTGCGCCAGCTAAAGTGACTTTAACTAATGGAGAAACTTTAGATTTCGCAACTGTTAGAGTTTCAAAGCAACCTCCAATTGGTTACTATGTTGACCACTTCAAAAGACTCATCTTCATAGACGAAATTGAGAAAATTGAACCAAGCGATTACGGAATTTCAAAAGAAATTAGGGAAAAATCCAAGGACGCTGAGGAGAGAAGAATGGGGTTTTATCCAATAACCTTAAAAGACAATAGCGGAAAGAAAATAGTCATAAATGGACAAGCCTTGTTTTTTAAAAATGGTGAGATATCAGGATCTAACCTAAATCTTGACAATGAGTCTTGGAACCATAGAGAAAAGTACATTTATGAAGATAAAATTGACAATCAAGTATTGGTTGTAGCAAAAAGATAAAAACAGTGTACAACACTGTATATAGCGCATTAAAACGCGCCATATACTAACCGTTGTATGCCATTAAAAAAAACTGCTGTCAATTAAACCTGTAGATAAATTAATAGTCCAAATAGTATTACTCAAAAAAAAAGCAACTCGACTGAAGGAATTTTAAAAAACTGACGTCTAAATTAAAAAACTATTAAATAATGAGGTACTATAAACTAATAACCATTATCACATTACTTCTTACGGCAACTTTTACGAATGCACAAGTTACTACTCAATCGGGACCAGATGGATTCGTTAAAATAGAAGAAGGCTCTGGCGGATTCAATGCAACTTTAGATCCTGGAGATAGATTTAGTCGTGACCATGATCAAGCTGGAGATATTAATGGTGATGGGATAATAGATCTAGTTGTTGGAGCACGTTCTGATGACGATGGAGCAACTGACGCAGGAGCAGTTTACATTCTCTTTATGAATAATGATGGTACTGTTCAAAGTAATCAAAAGATTTCTGCAACACAGGGTGGTTTTACAGACACTCTTCTTGCTAATAATTTCTTCGGTTATGGAGTAGCAGGCATAGGAGATTATGACGGAGATAATATTCCAGACATTGCAGTCTCAGCACCTTCTTCTTCAAATAGTGCTTTTTATATTATACATTTAAATAGTAATGGAACGGTAAAAGACTATGTTAAAAACTCTACTGTTACTGCTTTTGGTTTATCTGCTATTGGAGATTTGAACAATGATGGTCGTATTGACCTTGTTGCTTGTGACCCTTCTTCAGATGTTGGCGGAAATAATGTTGGTGCAATAAGTATATTGTTTTTTGACAATAATTCTCAAGTAATTCCTAATCAAACGGTCTTAATAAATCCTCAAAGTGGCGGATTTGGAAGCGGTCTTTTAGCTGGAGATGAATTTGGAGGAAGAGAAGCGGCAATGTTAGGAGATTTAGATGGTGATGGCACAAAAGAACTAGCAGTAGGCGCTTTCAAGTCTGATGGAGGAAAGGGAGCGATATGGATACTATCTTTAAGCAGTACAAATTATAATGTAGTATCTAAACTTAAAATTACGGAAGGATTAAATGGCTTCACAGACACTTTAACAACTGGCGCGAACCCGAATGGTTCAGATGGTGCAAATTTTGGTCATGCATTGTCTAAAGTAGGAGATTTAAATGGTGATGGTGTTCCAGATTTAATGACTGGAGCAAACCAACAAAACGAAGGTTGGGGATACATTTTGTATTTAAATCAAGATAAAACTGTAAAAACATTCACTCGAATTAATAATACTGATGGTGGCTTTGGTTTAGTTTTAAATTCTGAAGAAAGATTTTCTCGGTCTATCTCTTTTATTGGTGACCTTAGAGGCGATGGAACTATTGCCGTAAACTATGGTGGTGGAGCTGGTGCTGGAAGTTCTGGTATTTTGTATTTGTTATTTTTCAAACCTTGTGATTTTATTCAACAAGCAGGTTACAATCATTGGAGTGGAGGTACAACTTTGTTTTCAAATTGGGATCATAATTCCCAAATGCTAACCAGTGATTCATTGACATTTGAACAATGTACCTTTAAAGCATTTGAAACAGATGCAGCTTATATGACTTATAATTTCAATGATGGCAGATGCATCTGTAAAGATTCCACAGCAATTTTAACAGTCAGTACCGAGTTAAGTACCGCATTTTCCAATCAATGTTATAGCGGTTTATTGTCAACTGATTTGATAGAATTGAATGCTGAAAATGAGATGATCATTTATCCAAACCCTACAAATGCTGAATTAACAATAAAGACATATCAGACTTCTTTTTCAGAACAAGATAGACTTCAAGTATTTTCTATTGTTGGCAAACAACTTTATTCTTCAAGTATAAATTCTCAGCAAACTACGGTTGATTTATCCAAATTTCCACAAGGGACTTACATATTAATGACAAGTATAGATGGTATACAAAAAACATTTAAAATTTTGAAAGAATAAAAACGGTATACAACAAAGAACTGAGCTGAAATCCAAGCCAAAATCGTTCTAAATATTCATTACAGGATTGATTGATTTAAAGTCTGGATCATATGGGATACCGGTTTTTGCGATTGCCAGCACTTGCTTGAGAAGCTTGTTAGCGACGGCGATCAATGCTAGTTTTGGGCTTTTCCCTTTAGCTACCAATCGGTCATAGAGTTGTTTGCAGGATTTATTGTGTTTGTAAGCTGTAAATGAACATAAGAAAAGTAGGTTTCGCACCTCTTTGTTTCCAGACTTAGAGATCCTGCTTTTTCCTCTTATGGAGGAGCCAGAATGTCTGATCGTTGGTGCAAGACCAAAGAAGCTACTGAGTTGCTTGGCCGATTGAAAGTTTTCAAAACCGTTGGTAGCAATAATAAGAGCAATAGCGGTCTTTTTCCCAATACCCGGGATTGAGGTGACAATGGAAAGGAGATCTCCCAATTGTTCTTTCACCAATTCTTCGAGTTGTTCGTCAAGCTTCTTCAAATCACGTTTAATCTGATTCAGATGTCGCTTAATTACTTGGAGCGCAGCCTTACTCTCTTTGCTTGTTTTTATGCTATGTTGTTGATTTTTGAGAGCTGTTGATTGCTTTACCAGTAGTGCTGACAGTTGCTCTAGCGCCCTGGCTTCAATAATAAAAGCTTCTGGTGGCAACCATTCATCAGGGTGATCCCGGTTAGCGTATTGACGGATCATCTGCGCATCCGCCTTATCGGTTTTGGTAATCTTCAATCGCATCTGAGCGAAACGTTTTATTGTGAGAGCGTTCACCACCGAAACGGGTACCGCTTGCTCGACTAAAAACAATGCGAGTTTAAGGTGATAGGGACCCGTAGGCTCCATCACTACATGCGCAAACTCAGGGAGCTGATTGAGAAGGTTCTTAAAGCCCTTAAGGCAATTATTGAACTGATGATGATTGCCATCACGAAAAGAAACATCAAAGGTATCTTTGGAGATATCGATGCCAATGTATTGTCTATCTTTAATCATAGAAATAAGGTTAATGGGACAGATCTACTTGCTCGCTAGCATCCTAAAAACAGGCTCCCGAGGCCTACAGAACTGATCAGCGTAACAGTAGAAGAACAGAGGTGACCATCATTGTTGACGCGCTACAAACGCTAAACCTATATTGGTCTTATTCCTCTGTTCAGTCCTGTTAATTAAATAGATGAATATAGAAAAGACGAACTTAGGATGGGTATAACACATAGGGCGGACAGTGGTTTCCGCAAGTTTTCGGCATTTAACAAACTTGGTTTCGGGCGGACAGTTAAGCACTCCAAAATGCCTACGTTTCATACCCGAATCGTTGGGCAGCATTAAAAAATGAAACGAATATTAATTCCAATTTTTCTCGGAGTCATACTAACAATGACATTTTACACAATTGGAATATTTTTCATTGGTGCCGCCTTACTTCTATTGCCGCTTGGCATTGTTCTATTCCTCATTGGATTGACAGGGCTTGTTACTCTGCCATTAGGACTTTATCGACTTTTAAGAAAACAAACAATAAATAAATGGCTAACTCGATTTATTGGACTTGCAATTGGATTTTACGTCGGACTGATATTTCAAAGACCCATTGACGACTGGGACAAAAAACAAAGAAATATCAGCGGCAAAATACTGACATCCGAGATTGAAAAGTTTAAAGAAGAGAATGGAGATTATCCGACCTCACTAAGCCAACTGAATCTGAAAGACCTAAATGAATCGTTACCCCAGACTTACCAAACAAGTAGGTTTACATATTTCGCTAAAAATGGCGAGTACGACGTGGATATTCCAATTCCGATTCTTGACCGATGGCATTGGAACAAGGAAAGTGAAGAGTTTGAATATGATGACTTTTAAAAAGAAAAAACGCTGCCCAACATTACCTAAGAAAACATGCGGGATATCGTTAATATGAAGATGATTACCTTCAACTTAAATTCGTTCTCGCGTGAAAGATTTTCGGTTTTTAAGTCCGCACGTGTCATAGCCTGAGCGTTGTGCTTCATTCGAAAAGAGAGACTAAGTTGCCTTGGAGATAATATTCTTACTACTCGTGTTAGTCGCCTTTGTTTTGGTTATAGGGATTCCGATAGGACTATCCTACATGATTTATCGGTTTATCAAGAAAAGGGATTACGATAAGCGAATTAGAATTATTGCGCTGACCCCAATGCTCATATTGGGATATCTGATTTATACTGCCATATATCCAGATGAAGATTTTTACCGACATGACTTTCAAGAAGTAGCTGGAATAGAACTTCCTGAAGAAGTTGATTTTAAATACAACACCGCTTCTTTTCCTGACCATTTTGGAGATTATACCTCCGTTTCCATAATACATGTTGGGAAAGAGTTCTACCAGACACTTCCAGCGATTTTAAAGTAAAGAGGTCACAAAGAAAACGCTATCGGAATCGACTCAAAAAGATTTTCGGCTGCATTGGAGAGGCTTGACAATTTAGCCATTGAAAAGGAGCTCTCCATGGAGAGAGGCGGAGGAGTCTATTACTACGTCGGTTTTCCATCAGACGCTGAAACGATAATTGTAAAAAGACATAGTTGGTAAAAAGAAATAACGGTTTACTTTGGCTTCCCCGTCGTCCACCGCATCAATCCAAACCTTTGGCAATAGTTAGTCATTATTAACCTGTTTTAACGTCGAGAAGCCGATCAATGAATCATCTTTGCCACACAAGAACCATACATACATGACTAAAGCCACCACCTCCATTCTACTCCTGGCACTTGTTTTTTCTATAACCGGTTGTGCCGATAAAACTCCCGAAAACGAAAGTACAGCGCAAGAAACCCAAGAAGCCGGATGGGAAGTGGAAAAGCGATTAACAAAAACGGTCGATAACCTTTCTTTTTCATTTCCTTCGGAGGGATATGCCTATGACAAGCGCGACATTTTTGTAAAAGAATGTATGGATGCCCTGAAAGAAAACTGCGCGCGAATAGAATTGTCCGAGTACACCGACCCGATTAAGATCACCTTTTTGAATAGCCGAGAAGAGATGGAAGAAGAAGTGGGCATGGCGGCATCGGGATGGACCAATACCTGGACCCGAGAGATTCATATCGTTGCTACTGACCAATTTTCGCCTCCCATTCCGCATGAATTGCTGCACATGATTGCTATGACCACATGGGGCTACCCGCATGAAGACTTGATTTGGATAAATGAAGGACTGGCCACAACTACGGAGGACTTCTGCAACGGATTTACCGTCGGGGAGATCTACCGTTACCTTTTGGAGGAAGACCTATTGCTATCCATTGATTCCTTGACGGGCGATTTTCACGGGCAACCTTCTATCATCAGCTACCATCAATCGGCACATCTAGTGGAGTACCTGATCACGAATCATGGACTGCAGAAATTCGAAGAATTGTGGAAGACAGGTTTTACAGCTTTTGAAGAAATCTATGCGATTTCGTTTGCCCAACTGGCAGAAGAGGTAAAAGAACAGACGATAGCAACGTACCCGACACCCGTAAGCATTGATTGGGAGGTTTTTCAAGAAGGATGTTTTTAACGTAAAGGCAATAAACCACCCCCAGCCACCCGCTCCTCAGCTTGGGCCACCCAATACAGGTTCCCCGATTTCCATCAACCGAGAAATCCATTAAATTTGGGGAAGAATGTGTAGACACGAAAATTTATACGCCCATAAGCTGAATAACACGCACTAGTGTGTGTTATTCAATTGTTGGCAAGCATTAAAATGAAAGAAAATATTGAATACGGATTTTGGTTTTGGAGTCATAAACTGACAGGAATTCTTGCCATGCTCGCAGAGTTTTCAAAATATGATTTGGATGTAGTCGAAATTGAGAGTATTAAACGCGATTTGATTGGAACAAATGATGAATTGAATCAATGGGTAAATTATCGATTTGACGGAAAGAACTTCAAAATGGAATTCCAATTTGCTTATGATGCCGAAGAAAAATCGGATATGATTCACATGAAGATTAAAACAAAGTCAATCTTAAAAGAAAAACTAGAAGCATTGAATTTGTTTCAGTGCATGTTTAAGGAATTAGAAATTGAAAATTAAAAACGCTTGCCAACAACACCTATAAGCAATAGCGCCCTTAGGGACGCTCCTGCTCATAGCTAAACGTTAGCAGCATTTGAAGAACTCGAGATAAAAGTGGATACTTATAGGGATTAACAAAGGTCATGGCAGCAGTCGACAAAATAAGTAGTCAGTTAATCGATAGGGTACCGGCAATTGAGAACAAAGTTTTTTAGAAGCGCTTGATAAGCTTGTCGCGTCAAGTAATTCATCTTCTGACCTTATAGAACTCACTGCCATACAGAAAGAAATCCTTGAAATGAGTGAGAAGGATTTAGAATATGGTCGACTCATTTCACAGGAAGCGATGGACAAACGAAATCTTGAATGGCTAAAAGGGCAGTAGTTTGGGCCGGAGCTGCGGACATACAAATTGGCAATATTCTCTTGCTCCATTTAGTGACGGATACTTGTAGTATGGCCATTGAAGGCAAAATACAATTCTAATAATCACGTTAAAGGTGAGCCAACTTTAACCTATCAGTATGAAAACCTATTGCTTATTTTTTCTCGTCCTCGCTACAACTCAATCATTTGCACAAGTCTTTACCGAACTTTCAGAACCGCCAATGTTTGCAGGTATGCACAACAGCAGTATGGCTATGGCAGATTTTGACAACGATGGGCTAACGGATGTGCTACTAGGCGGGATTTACGAAGCTTATGCGCTTTATGAGAATAGGTGCATCATCTACAAAAATGAGGGCGAAGGTGTATTTTCTGAATTGCCCAACCTCCCCTTTGCTGATTTTAGGACGGCACAACTATTCGTCGATGATGTGGACAATGATGGAGATGCCGATATCGTGATTTCGGAGTCGCCACAGCTGAACATCGATTACACCCTCCGAGTGTACTTAAACGATGGCCTCGCAAACTTTGAATTGAACCAATCATTCTCTCTCGAAACAGGTCAGGGGCGACCGTATATCCTTGCCGACTTGAATGCTGACGGTTATAAGGACATCTTCATCACCCAAAAAAATGATGATGAGGAGATGATTTACCTGAACAATGGGAGCGGAGTATTTGAAACGGTCAACTACAGTATTTACCCGGAAGGTGAAATAATAAAAGTAGCGGTAGCGGATTTTGATCAAAACGGGTTCAATGATATTTTGGCGTATGGTTTTGATGACAATGCCAATAGTTCAAGAGTATCAATCTTTTACAATGATGGTGCTGAGTTTACCCCTGACCCCGGAGTCCCCTTTTTTGAAGAAGCAAGTGGAAACTTTCATGCGGCCGATTTAGACAATGACGGTGACACAGATATTACCATACTTATGTCGCAGCCTTTTCCCGAAGAAGCCTACTGGACGGTTTATCTCAATGATGGTACCGGGTCATTCGAAGAGACCTCTATTTCGGTAGAATACGAGATTGGCTTTCAATATGTCGATCTCGATATGGATGGCGATTTGGATGTCTTCATTCCTGCAATTGAAACTTCCAGAATCTACTTAAACGATGGATTTGGCGAGTTTGAAGAGGTGGAGCATGGGTTAAAAACAATACTCCAGAGTTCGAGCAATCGTTTCTTCGATTTTGACAATGACGGCGACCTTGATCTTTTAACTGCAGGAGTTCTTGGAAATAACATCTACCGAACTTGGTTATACGAGAACCAAGGCGATCTGACTTTTGAACCTCGACACCCACACAATTTGTACGACGACTATGGAGTCAATGCGCATTTTGCCGATTTTGATGGCGATGAGGATAATGATGCACTTGTATTCGACGAACCCGGCTTTGCCAAGATTTCTAAAAATCGCGGTGATGGCATCTTTGAACAAAACATGACAACCCAACCCGTCTGCATGATTTTTGAAGGAGTAGATGTAGGAGATATTGATGCCGATGGCGACTTAGACATCGTGTCTACAGGAACCCCTTACCAATGGGATGAGCTTACCTGTACCGTCATTGCATTAAACGATGGCGACGGAAACTTTACAGAGATGGCCGATACCGGTATTCCTGAGCTTACCAATAGTATGGTCAAATTAGCAGATATCGATGGCGATCAGGATTTGGACTTCTTCATTGCCGGAGTAGATCAAAACAACTCGTTCAGCACAAATTTTGCCGTGAATGATGGTACGGGAAACTTCGAACTCATTGAAACCACTATCGAGGGAGATTTCTTCACCACTGAGGGTATCGATTTCTCAGATATTGACAATGACGGAGATTTGGACATGGCAATGATCAGAGGCTTCGCTTCAAATCGGTCGGTAAAAATATACCGCAACGAAGGTTTTGACAATTTTGTGCTATTGCCCGATCTGTATACCACCGGCACCTGGGCCCTCTCCTTTGCCTTTGAAGACATTGACGGTGATGGTGATTCTGATCTGCAACTCTTTGGAGTTTATTCGTCCGACTATACTTCGTTCAATCAAACTTACGTAAACGACGGCACAGGACAGTTTTCACTCTTTGCCGAGTCTACTTTTGCAGAGCTGGATCAGCTGTATTTTGAGTTTTTCGATTATAATCTCGATGGTTACCCGGACCTCTTGCTCAGAGGTAGGCAGCCCGATTACGAATTGCGCACTTACCTCTATCGAAATCAGGGCGACGGAAGTTTTGAACCCGTCGAAAACTCTGGTTTGCCACTCGTTTCCTCAGGGATATTCAGTACTTCCGACATAGACAATGACGGCGACGAAGACCTGGTGCTCTTTGGCACGGATAGTAATCGCGCTCGCGTG
Coding sequences:
- the ssb gene encoding single-stranded DNA-binding protein, whose amino-acid sequence is MKNMVNRVQLIGRLGMDPEMRKFDNGTTMARMSLATDAGHKDAKGNYVKDTHWHTLVAWGKVAELTEKFLSKGNEVAITGKLVNRSYEDKDGKKRYTTEVQLVEFIKTEKKSA
- the ssb gene encoding single-stranded DNA-binding protein yields the protein MYTLVNKVQLIGRLGNDPEIKETKNGKKLARLSLATDESYRDAKGEKVENTQWHRLVAWERNADLAEKFLKKGQQIAIEGRLITGSYEDKEGNRHHTVDINVNDFMMLGSKNRD
- a CDS encoding FG-GAP-like repeat-containing protein; the encoded protein is MRYYKLITIITLLLTATFTNAQVTTQSGPDGFVKIEEGSGGFNATLDPGDRFSRDHDQAGDINGDGIIDLVVGARSDDDGATDAGAVYILFMNNDGTVQSNQKISATQGGFTDTLLANNFFGYGVAGIGDYDGDNIPDIAVSAPSSSNSAFYIIHLNSNGTVKDYVKNSTVTAFGLSAIGDLNNDGRIDLVACDPSSDVGGNNVGAISILFFDNNSQVIPNQTVLINPQSGGFGSGLLAGDEFGGREAAMLGDLDGDGTKELAVGAFKSDGGKGAIWILSLSSTNYNVVSKLKITEGLNGFTDTLTTGANPNGSDGANFGHALSKVGDLNGDGVPDLMTGANQQNEGWGYILYLNQDKTVKTFTRINNTDGGFGLVLNSEERFSRSISFIGDLRGDGTIAVNYGGGAGAGSSGILYLLFFKPCDFIQQAGYNHWSGGTTLFSNWDHNSQMLTSDSLTFEQCTFKAFETDAAYMTYNFNDGRCICKDSTAILTVSTELSTAFSNQCYSGLLSTDLIELNAENEMIIYPNPTNAELTIKTYQTSFSEQDRLQVFSIVGKQLYSSSINSQQTTVDLSKFPQGTYILMTSIDGIQKTFKILKE
- a CDS encoding IS110 family transposase, encoding MIKDRQYIGIDISKDTFDVSFRDGNHHQFNNCLKGFKNLLNQLPEFAHVVMEPTGPYHLKLALFLVEQAVPVSVVNALTIKRFAQMRLKITKTDKADAQMIRQYANRDHPDEWLPPEAFIIEARALEQLSALLVKQSTALKNQQHSIKTSKESKAALQVIKRHLNQIKRDLKKLDEQLEELVKEQLGDLLSIVTSIPGIGKKTAIALIIATNGFENFQSAKQLSSFFGLAPTIRHSGSSIRGKSRISKSGNKEVRNLLFLCSFTAYKHNKSCKQLYDRLVAKGKSPKLALIAVANKLLKQVLAIAKTGIPYDPDFKSINPVMNI
- a CDS encoding sulfite exporter TauE/SafE family protein encodes the protein MKRILIPIFLGVILTMTFYTIGIFFIGAALLLLPLGIVLFLIGLTGLVTLPLGLYRLLRKQTINKWLTRFIGLAIGFYVGLIFQRPIDDWDKKQRNISGKILTSEIEKFKEENGDYPTSLSQLNLKDLNESLPQTYQTSRFTYFAKNGEYDVDIPIPILDRWHWNKESEEFEYDDF
- a CDS encoding peptidase MA family metallohydrolase; this translates as MTKATTSILLLALVFSITGCADKTPENESTAQETQEAGWEVEKRLTKTVDNLSFSFPSEGYAYDKRDIFVKECMDALKENCARIELSEYTDPIKITFLNSREEMEEEVGMAASGWTNTWTREIHIVATDQFSPPIPHELLHMIAMTTWGYPHEDLIWINEGLATTTEDFCNGFTVGEIYRYLLEEDLLLSIDSLTGDFHGQPSIISYHQSAHLVEYLITNHGLQKFEELWKTGFTAFEEIYAISFAQLAEEVKEQTIATYPTPVSIDWEVFQEGCF
- a CDS encoding T9SS type A sorting domain-containing protein, coding for MKTYCLFFLVLATTQSFAQVFTELSEPPMFAGMHNSSMAMADFDNDGLTDVLLGGIYEAYALYENRCIIYKNEGEGVFSELPNLPFADFRTAQLFVDDVDNDGDADIVISESPQLNIDYTLRVYLNDGLANFELNQSFSLETGQGRPYILADLNADGYKDIFITQKNDDEEMIYLNNGSGVFETVNYSIYPEGEIIKVAVADFDQNGFNDILAYGFDDNANSSRVSIFYNDGAEFTPDPGVPFFEEASGNFHAADLDNDGDTDITILMSQPFPEEAYWTVYLNDGTGSFEETSISVEYEIGFQYVDLDMDGDLDVFIPAIETSRIYLNDGFGEFEEVEHGLKTILQSSSNRFFDFDNDGDLDLLTAGVLGNNIYRTWLYENQGDLTFEPRHPHNLYDDYGVNAHFADFDGDEDNDALVFDEPGFAKISKNRGDGIFEQNMTTQPVCMIFEGVDVGDIDADGDLDIVSTGTPYQWDELTCTVIALNDGDGNFTEMADTGIPELTNSMVKLADIDGDQDLDFFIAGVDQNNSFSTNFAVNDGTGNFELIETTIEGDFFTTEGIDFSDIDNDGDLDMAMIRGFASNRSVKIYRNEGFDNFVLLPDLYTTGTWALSFAFEDIDGDGDSDLQLFGVYSSDYTSFNQTYVNDGTGQFSLFAESTFAELDQLYFEFFDYNLDGYPDLLLRGRQPDYELRTYLYRNQGDGSFEPVENSGLPLVSSGIFSTSDIDNDGDEDLVLFGTDSNRARVFLNNTIVLNTEDRGRKEIEMTLYPNPGVSGEVNVRLNAPQASIGTMEIYSALGQLVDRRPVAFPEGESTMNISSPKLIAGLYIVNISTKLFSATNKLIVH